In one window of Streptomyces sp. NBC_01224 DNA:
- the ffh gene encoding signal recognition particle protein: protein MFDTLSDRLSATFKNLRGKGRLSEADIDATAREIRIALLEADVALPVVRAFIGNVKERARGVEVSQALNPAQQVVKIVNEELVGILGGETRRLRFAKNPPTVIMLAGLQGAGKTTLAGKLGLWLKGQGHSPLLVACDLQRPNAVNQLSVVADRAGVAVYAPQPGNGVGDPVQVAKDSIEHARSKQYDVVIVDTAGRLGIDQELMQQAADIRDAVSPDEILFVVDAMIGQDAVNTAEAFRDGVGFDGVVLSKLDGDARGGAALSIAHVTGKQVMFASNGEKLEDFDAFHPDRMASRILDMGDLLTLIEQAEKTFSQEEAAKMASKLASSKGKDFTLDDFLAQMEQVRKMGSISKLLGMLPGMGQIKDQINNIDERDVDRTAAIIKSMTPKERAEPTIINGSRRARIAKGSGVEVSAVKNLVERFFDARKMMSKMAQGGGMPGMPGMPGMGGGPGRQKKQIKQAKGKRKSGNPMKRKAEEQAAAARREQAAAQGGAFGLPAQEDKNFELPDEFKKFMG from the coding sequence GTGTTCGATACTCTCTCCGACCGCCTTAGCGCGACTTTCAAGAACCTCCGGGGCAAGGGCCGCTTGTCCGAGGCGGACATCGACGCCACGGCCCGCGAGATCCGTATCGCCCTGCTCGAAGCGGATGTCGCGCTGCCCGTCGTCCGCGCCTTCATCGGCAACGTCAAGGAGCGGGCGCGCGGCGTCGAGGTCTCCCAGGCGCTGAATCCCGCCCAGCAGGTCGTCAAGATCGTCAACGAGGAGCTCGTGGGCATCCTCGGCGGCGAGACCCGGCGGCTGCGGTTCGCCAAGAACCCGCCCACCGTGATCATGCTCGCCGGTCTCCAGGGTGCCGGTAAGACCACCCTCGCCGGAAAGCTCGGCCTCTGGCTCAAGGGCCAGGGCCACTCCCCGCTGCTCGTCGCCTGTGACCTCCAGCGCCCCAACGCCGTCAACCAGCTCAGCGTCGTCGCCGACCGCGCCGGTGTCGCGGTGTACGCGCCGCAGCCGGGCAATGGCGTCGGTGACCCGGTCCAGGTCGCCAAGGACTCGATCGAGCACGCCCGCTCCAAGCAGTACGACGTCGTGATCGTCGACACCGCCGGCCGCCTCGGCATCGACCAGGAGCTGATGCAGCAGGCCGCGGACATCCGCGACGCCGTCAGCCCCGACGAGATCCTCTTCGTCGTCGACGCGATGATCGGCCAGGACGCGGTCAACACCGCCGAGGCCTTCCGCGACGGTGTCGGCTTCGACGGCGTGGTGCTCTCCAAGCTCGACGGTGACGCCCGCGGTGGTGCGGCCCTGTCGATCGCCCACGTCACGGGCAAGCAGGTCATGTTCGCGTCGAACGGTGAGAAGCTCGAGGACTTCGACGCCTTCCACCCCGACCGCATGGCGTCCCGCATTCTCGACATGGGTGACCTGCTCACCCTGATCGAGCAGGCGGAGAAGACCTTCAGCCAGGAAGAGGCCGCCAAAATGGCCTCCAAGCTGGCGTCCAGCAAGGGCAAGGACTTCACGCTCGACGACTTCCTGGCCCAGATGGAGCAGGTCCGGAAGATGGGCTCCATCTCCAAGCTGCTCGGGATGCTGCCCGGCATGGGGCAGATCAAGGACCAGATCAACAACATCGACGAGCGCGACGTGGACCGTACCGCCGCGATCATCAAGTCGATGACCCCGAAGGAGCGCGCCGAGCCGACGATCATCAACGGCTCGCGCCGGGCCCGTATCGCCAAGGGCTCCGGTGTCGAGGTCAGCGCAGTGAAGAACCTGGTGGAGCGGTTCTTCGACGCGCGCAAGATGATGTCGAAGATGGCGCAGGGCGGCGGCATGCCGGGGATGCCCGGGATGCCGGGCATGGGTGGCGGTCCCGGCCGGCAGAAGAAGCAGATCAAGCAGGCCAAGGGCAAGCGCAAGAGCGGCAACCCGATGAAGCGCAAGGCCGAGGAGCAGGCCGCGGCGGCCCGTCGCGAGCAGGCGGCGGCTCAGGGCGGTGCGTTCGGTCTGCCGGCGCAGGAGGACAAGAACTTCGAGCTGCCGGACGAGTTCAAGAAGTTCATGGGCTGA
- a CDS encoding alanine racemase, whose product MFLDTVLTRNPELVDAAATLHRRGEIPPDTYVMDLDGVEANAALLAAEAERVGIGLWFVVKQLGRNPELIRAVARHIPRFAAIDPPEARTLHAAGAQAGNLGHLVQIPRRALPEMLAWRPETVTVFDLANARAVSETAQRLGFVQDVLVRLEGAEGAVYPGQEGGVPLGRLDSFAEAAEQLPGIRIAGVTAFPCVLCDPATGVPRATPNFALALKAREVLAARGHEHLKLSAPSATSMASLPLLAELGATHGEPGHALTGTTPLHALDPQQPEKPAYVYVSEIAHTLDDGRPAIRGGGFYARSHIRSALLPRTGARLGVQDAPAENIDYYRLLDAPADGQDVRLGDTALLAFRTQIFVTRSTVAVVSGLASGTPRLSGLYDAQGRAL is encoded by the coding sequence GTGTTTCTCGACACCGTGCTCACCCGCAACCCCGAGCTCGTCGACGCCGCGGCCACCCTTCACCGGCGCGGCGAGATCCCGCCCGACACCTACGTGATGGACCTCGACGGCGTCGAGGCCAACGCCGCGCTGCTGGCGGCCGAGGCCGAACGGGTCGGCATCGGCCTCTGGTTCGTCGTCAAACAGCTGGGCCGCAACCCCGAGCTGATCAGGGCCGTCGCCCGGCACATCCCCAGGTTCGCCGCCATCGACCCACCCGAGGCCCGCACCCTGCACGCCGCGGGCGCACAGGCCGGCAACCTCGGCCACCTGGTCCAGATCCCCCGCCGCGCACTGCCCGAAATGCTGGCCTGGCGCCCCGAGACCGTCACCGTGTTCGACCTCGCCAACGCCCGGGCCGTGTCCGAGACCGCCCAGCGGCTCGGCTTCGTCCAGGACGTTCTCGTACGCCTCGAAGGCGCCGAGGGCGCCGTCTACCCCGGCCAGGAGGGCGGCGTCCCGCTCGGCCGCCTCGACTCGTTCGCCGAAGCGGCCGAGCAACTGCCCGGCATCCGGATCGCGGGCGTCACCGCTTTCCCCTGCGTCCTGTGCGACCCGGCAACCGGCGTCCCCCGCGCCACCCCCAACTTCGCGCTCGCCCTCAAGGCCCGAGAAGTCCTGGCCGCCCGGGGACACGAACACCTGAAGCTGAGCGCCCCCAGCGCCACCTCGATGGCGTCCCTCCCGCTGCTCGCCGAACTCGGCGCCACCCACGGCGAACCCGGCCACGCCCTCACCGGCACCACCCCGCTGCACGCCCTCGACCCGCAGCAGCCCGAGAAGCCCGCGTACGTGTACGTCAGCGAGATCGCCCATACCCTCGACGACGGCCGCCCGGCGATCCGCGGCGGCGGCTTCTACGCCCGGTCCCACATCCGCAGCGCTCTGCTGCCGCGCACCGGCGCACGCCTCGGCGTACAGGACGCACCCGCCGAGAACATCGACTACTACCGGCTGCTCGACGCTCCCGCCGACGGCCAGGACGTCCGGCTCGGCGACACCGCACTGCTCGCCTTCCGTACCCAGATCTTCGTCACGCGCTCGACCGTTGCCGTCGTCTCCGGACTCGCCTCCGGCACACCCCGGCTGAGCGGGCTGTACGACGCCCAGGGCCGGGCCCTGTAA
- a CDS encoding phosphopentomutase translates to MAKTVIVVIDGFGIGAMPDAGTLRPGDLTADTCGHVLDHCRVALGRPLRLPVLGALGLGLVHPHQDLARRTHLPVAAGRAALGYPGADTFAGHQTMMGADFSRVTVARLADHLAAVAAALEAAGHRVEPLDGKPLLVVDGTVLVHDNLEADPGINWNASGRLDDLSFDGPGGILSVARTVRAVAPVARVIAVGGHADGPLRQFVRPGDAGTVGLDTPATGFYRNGGLEVQHLGAELDHTRQLPGLAARAGIPVTLVGKAADILACEAARRHPAVKTADVLSHTLEAVRAPGDALVVANVQETDLAGHQQDTECYGHLLEQVDSGLAGLVALLDSPGDRLIVTGDHGNDPTIGHAYHTREYVPVLIHRPGTDGVELLPDADSLADVGATAAASLSLDPAGLANGTTLRPGRHAA, encoded by the coding sequence ATGGCCAAGACCGTCATCGTCGTCATCGACGGATTCGGCATCGGCGCCATGCCCGACGCGGGCACCCTGCGCCCCGGCGATCTCACCGCCGACACCTGCGGACACGTCCTCGACCACTGCCGCGTGGCCCTCGGCCGGCCGCTGCGCCTGCCCGTGCTCGGCGCGCTGGGTCTCGGCCTGGTCCACCCGCACCAGGACCTCGCCCGCCGTACCCATCTGCCCGTCGCCGCGGGCCGCGCCGCGCTCGGCTATCCCGGCGCCGACACCTTCGCGGGCCACCAGACGATGATGGGCGCCGACTTCAGCCGGGTCACCGTGGCCCGGCTCGCCGACCATCTGGCCGCGGTGGCCGCCGCCCTCGAAGCGGCCGGCCACCGCGTCGAACCGCTGGACGGCAAGCCGCTCCTCGTCGTCGACGGCACGGTCCTCGTCCACGACAACCTGGAGGCCGACCCCGGGATCAACTGGAACGCCTCCGGCCGCCTGGACGACCTGTCCTTCGACGGCCCCGGCGGAATCCTCTCCGTCGCCCGTACCGTCCGCGCGGTCGCGCCCGTCGCCCGGGTCATCGCGGTCGGCGGCCACGCGGACGGCCCGCTGAGGCAGTTCGTGCGCCCCGGCGATGCGGGAACCGTCGGACTCGACACCCCCGCCACCGGCTTCTACCGCAACGGCGGCCTGGAAGTTCAGCACCTGGGCGCCGAGCTCGACCACACCCGCCAGCTCCCCGGTCTGGCCGCCCGCGCGGGCATCCCGGTCACCCTGGTGGGGAAGGCCGCCGACATCCTGGCCTGCGAGGCGGCGCGGCGACACCCGGCCGTGAAGACGGCCGACGTGCTCTCCCACACCCTCGAAGCGGTACGCGCCCCCGGCGACGCGCTCGTCGTCGCCAACGTCCAGGAGACCGACCTGGCGGGGCACCAGCAGGACACCGAGTGCTACGGACACCTCCTGGAGCAGGTGGACTCCGGGCTCGCCGGGCTCGTGGCGCTGCTCGACAGCCCCGGCGACCGGCTGATCGTCACCGGCGACCACGGGAACGACCCCACGATCGGGCACGCCTACCACACCCGCGAGTACGTGCCGGTGCTGATCCACCGGCCCGGCACGGACGGCGTGGAACTGCTGCCGGACGCGGACAGCCTCGCGGATGTGGGCGCCACCGCGGCCGCATCGCTGTCCCTGGACCCGGCGGGGCTGGCCAACGGCACGACGCTGCGGCCGGGACGGCACGCAGCATAG